GTTCCGGGCGGTGCTGCTCGGCGCCACGATCCTGATCGGCGGCGCGCTGCTGCTGAACCGCGACAACAGGGCGGCCCAGGGCGCGCCGGTAGGCCCCGTCCCGCCCGTGCCGCCCACCGCCCCGCCCGGGCCGGTGCCACCGGTCGGCCATCCCGCCCCGGTCGCGTACGCGGCCCCGCCGACCGTGGCCGTGCCCCCCGGCGCGGGTCCGGTCCCGGCCCCGACCGTCGCCCAGGCCACCTGGAGCGCCCCGGTCCCCCAACCGACCGCCGGGCCGACCGCCGGGCTGCCCGCCTGGCCGCCGGCCGCCCCGGCCCCGCCTGCCCGTCCACCGGCGGGTACGCCCACCGTCGGCTGGCCGTCGGCAGCGCCCACCTCCGGTTGGCCCGCCGCGACCTCGGGCGCGCCGGGACCGGTCCATCCGCCGTCCCCGCCCCCGGGCTACCGGCCCCCGTTCGCCCCGCACGGCCCGTACGCCGGGCAGACCGTAGTGCCGCCCGCACCGCGCAAGCCACCGAAGCCGCCAAAGCGACCGCGTGAGCGCTCCCCGCTCGGCGCGGTGACGTTCTCGCTGATCTTCCTCGCCCTGGGCGTGGTCGCCGTCGTCGACCTGCTGGACGTGTTCGACGTCGGGGCGTCGGCGTACTTCGCGGCCACGCTGGCCACCATCGGGCTCGGTCTGCTGGTCGGCACGTGGTTCGGGCGGGCCCGGTGGCTGATCGCGCTCGGCGTGGTGGCCGCCGCCGCCCTCGGGGTGGCCACCGTGGCGGAGTCCTACGACCGGATCCGGGGCGTCGACGGCAACGTCACCTGGGCGCCCACCGACCACCGCGACCTCGCCCTGCGGTACGAGAACAGCTTCGGCGACACGGTCCTGGACCTGCGCGCGGTCGACTTCGACAAGAAGAACACCGAGATCACCGTCTCCGTCAACTTCGGCGAGTGCACGGTGGTGGTGCCGCCGAACGTCGACGTCACCACGGTGGCCGACGTCAACGCTGGCGACGCGGTCGTCTTCGGCAAGCGCTCCGGCGGGCTCGCCGGCGAGCTGCGGGAGGCGACCGACCTGGGTCCGGACGGCCCGGGCGGCGGCACGCTGCGCCTCTACATCCACGTCAACGCCGGCAACCTGGAGGTGACCCGGTGAAGGCCCACCGCACCGACATCGTGTCCTTCGCCTTCGGGCTGATCTTCCTCGGCCTCGCCGCGTGGTGGCTGCTCGCCCAGTTGCTCGGGCTCGCCCTCCCGCCGGTCGGCTGGTTCCTGGCCGGTGCGCTGATCCTGATCGGCCTGCTGGGCCTGGTGGGCGCGCTGCGCTCCGGGCGGTCCGCCGGCGCGGCCACGGCCGGCGGGGCCGCTCCCTCCGACGCCGCCGCCTCCGACGCCGCTGCCTCCGACGCCCAGGACGCGCTCGCCCCGGACGCGGTCGAGCCCGTCTCCACCCCGCCGGGCGCGCAACCGGCGGACCGGGCGACGGACCGGCAGGCCACGGAGGTGGACCCGACCCGCTGGGACCTCGACCGGCCCGCGCCGTCCGACGAGCCGGCGGCCTGGGGCGGCCGACGGTCCGACTGGGGCGAACGCTCCGACTGGGGCGGGCGGTCCGAGTGGGACGTGGCCGCGCCGACGACCGGCGGACCGACGCCGAGCGAACCGACGCTGAGCGGACCGACGTTGGGCGGACCGACGCCGAGCGAACCGACGCCGAGCGAACCGACGTTGGACGGACCGGCGACGACCGGATCCCGGGCCGGGGGCGAGGCCGACGAGTGGCCGACGGAGGCCGTCACCGACGTCCGGACCGAGGCGGTCGAGGACCGCGCCGCCGACGAGGACGCCCTGCCCCGGCGGACCGACGGGCCGGCGGCCGGTGAGGAGCGCGGGCGCGGCTGACCACAGCGGTGCGGTCGTCGTCGGCGGCGGCCTATGCTGGCCGTGGAGAACTCGCCTCCGCCGGCCGGCCCGCACCGACCTGGCCGCCGCGCCGGCCGGACCGCGCCGCCGTGGCGGTCCCGCCGCGATTCCCGTCTCTACCCGTCAGGAGTCCGTCCGACATGACGCAGTCCCCCGCCGTGCGCACCTTCGGCCGGTCCGGTCCGGTCCGCATCGGCGAGCGAGCCGCCCGTACCCTCGTCTCCGAGCTCGCCCGGATCAACGACCCGAAGGCCGCGCTGCTGGTCGGCGCGACGCCGGAGTCCGCGGTGCTGGCCGCGGCGATCGACGCCCTGCTGCCCGGCGACACCCTCACCCTGGTGCCCGCCGGGTCGACCTCCCCGGCGGCCCTCCGGGAGCACGTCACCGCCCAGGGCCGCTGGGTGGCCGACCGGGTCCGCGTGGTCGACACCCTCGCCGAGGCCGAGCCGGCCGCGGTGGTCGTCGCCGGGGAGCCGCTGACCGGCACGGTCGACGAGACCCGCGCCGCCGTCGAGGGCCTGACGAAGTACCTCGCCGACGGCGCGGTGCTGAGTGTGGCCACGACCGCCACGCCGGGGCGTACCGCGGGCGCCGCCGCCGAACTGGACCGGCAGGGCGCGCTGTACGGCGTCGGGGTCGACCTGGTGCTGCGCAACACGCCGCCGCTGCGGGTGTACCGGCTCCGCTACACCCCGGCCGACGCCGCGTCGGCGGCCCGGCTGGCCCCGGCGTACCGCCCATCCAGCGTCCCGCTGACCCGGGGGATGCACATCGACTCCAACGGCGTGGCCGCGGCCGGCATCGCGCTGGGCCTCGCCGCGGTGGCCCGGGCGACCCGGCCGAAGTCGAAGCTCTGGCTGCTGCCGGCCCTGGCCGCCGCCCCGGTGGCCGCCTTCTTCCGGGACCCGGAGCGCGACGTGCCGGAGGACCCGTCGGCGGTGGTCGCCTCGGCCGACGGTCGGGTGCTGTCCGTGCAGCGGCTGCACGACGAGCGCTTCGGCGAGGGCGAGTGGCTGCGGATCGCCGTCTTCCTGTCGGTGCTGGATGTGCACGTCAACCGTGCCCCGGTGGCCGGCAAGGTGGTCGACTACTTCGTCGCCGACGGTGGCTTCGCGAACGCGATGAAGCCGGCGGCGGAGCACAACGTGGCCGCGTACACGGTGCTGGACACCGCGCGCGGCACGGTGGTCGTGGCGCAGCGCACGGGCCTGATCGCCCGGCGGATCGTGCAGCGGGCGCCGATCGGCGCGCTGCTGGCCCGGGGCGAGCGCTTCGGCCTGATCCGGTTCGGCTCGCGCACCGACGTCTACCTGCCGGCGGACGCGGCGGAGCCGCTGGTCGGCCCCGGGGACAAGGTCGTCGGGGGCGCGACCGTCATCGCCCGCTGGCGCTGAGGGCCCGGCCGGACGACACGAAGAAGGGGCGCCGCGGGATCGCGGCGCCCCTTCTCGCGTACGTGCCTCAGGCGGTGCGGCGCTGACGCAGCCAGAGCACCGGGCCGCTGACCAGGTAACCGACCACGATCAGTGCGAAGGTGAGCCGGATGTCGATCAGCGCGCCGATCACCGGGGCCAGCCACAGCCACGGCGGCAGCTTCACCAGCCGCGCGAGCTTCGCGTAGGGGAAGCTGGAGACCATGGCGAAGGCGAGCAGCGCCACGCCGGCGACCTGGACGATGCCCGGCACGGGCAGCCCGATGGCGACGGTGAGGGCGAGCACGGCGGCGGCCATGGTGGTGGGCACGCCGCAGAAGAACCTGCCGTCCTTCGGCGAGACGTTGAACCGGGCGAGCCGGATCGCCGCGCACGCCGCGACGAGGGCGCAGGCCACCGCTGCGGCCGGTGTGGAGACCGAACCGGCCAGCGAGGCGTAGACCACCACGGGGGCGGCCAGGCCGAACGAGCACATGTCGGCCAGCGAGTCCATCTGCGCGCCGAACGGGCTGGCCACGCCGAACTTGCGGGCGAGCGCGCCGTCGAGGCCGTCGAAGACGACGCAGGCGATCAGGCAGAGCGCGGCGACGCGCACCTCGCCCTGCATGGCCAGGAAGATGGCCAGCATGCCGAGCATCAGGCTGCTCAGTGTGCAGGCGTTGACCACCGCGAACTTCATCCGGCGGGCGACCGTCCGCTCGCCCGGAAGCAACGGGATCGACATCGCCGGATCGTCGTCCACCGGGGTCGTGGGGCCGAGCGCGGGGCTGACCGGGACGATCGAGGCGACGTCGGCGCGCTCGACCCTGGTGAGTCCGTAGCGGCGGCGCGGCCGGTCGGCGTAGCGGTGCTCGGGCATCGAGAGGTCGTTGGTCGCGTGCAGGTCACCGTCGCGGCGCCCCACCCGGACCAGCAGCACCTGCCGGGCGAGCGTGCTGCTGCGGCGCAACGGGCCCGCCCAGCGACGCCCTGCGGGACGCGGACTGTCAGTCGTACGACGCCGGCGCCATGGGGCTCTCGGCACGTTTCCTCCATCACCGGATCGGTTTACCGCCGCGAGGGCGGGTGTCCGGCTGTCTCGTGCCGGACCTCTCTGGCCCGGCAGCCGTTTTGCGGAGTACACCATCGCATAGGGGAACGGGGGTTGGCGATAGCTGCCGGCGGTACTTATATCTGGTCTAACCGCGCGAACCGCTCTCTTATTCCCATCTCGGGCTCCATCGCCCGTTTCCTCCACCAACCCCACCTCGAATGTACCGGACCCCGTCTCCACCGGCTCGGCGAGCGAGTGCCGGCGACACCGATGTCCGGTTACGGACGGTCGTCGGCGGGGGCCTTGGCCAGCGCCAGTGCGGCGATCCCGCTCAGCGGCAGCCCGGCGAGCTGCTCCGGCGTGAACCAGCCCGCGCGGGCCGTGGAGCCGCCGGCGAGCTCGGTCACCCGCGGCTCGGTGGGCGTGTCCACCGCCACCCGGTAGACCACCCGGATGCCGTGCCAGTCGAGCGGGCGCCCCTCCGGGCCCAGCGCGGCCGGGTTGTGCAGGTTGTCGACGCCGATCAGCTCGACCACCCGACCGAGCTGGCCGGACTCCTCGACCAGTTCACGCAGCAGCGCGGCGACCGGCTGCTCGCCGTGGTCGGTCCCGCCGCCCGGCAGGTGCCACCGGCCGGCGCCCGGGTAACCGTCGGCGATCATGGTGAGCAGCACCCGGCCGGCGGGGTCGGTGACCAGGCCGTACGCCCCGAAGCGCTGCCTCCGGTCGGGCGGGAGCGGGGCGACCGGCCCCTCCGTCGGAGAGCGGGGCAGATCCGGCGGCAGGGGCGACACGGGCAGGCCGAGCAGCTCGGCGGTGAACGGCATCAGCGGCACCGCCGCCGCCTCGGCGGTCGTGAACCACCCCAGCTCGTCGCTGCCGCCGGCCGGCTCCGGCCGGGGTTCGCCGCCCCGCACGACGACGTCGAAGACCACGCGGTCGGTGTGCACCGCGACGCTGGCGTCACGGAAGGTCGTCACGTCGGCGAACACCGCCCGCAGCCCGGTCACCTCGACCGTGAGGCCGGTCTCCTCGGCGAACTCGCGGACCACCGCGTGCGCCGGATGCTCGGCGTGCTCGACGCCGCCCCCGGGAATCTGCCAGACGCCCGGGACCGGACACGAACCCGAGCCGCGGACCAGCAACACCCGCCCGTCCGGGCCCCGAGACCCCGTACGCGCCGACCCGCCGCCGTTGTTCCACCCGCCCGCACTCCCCCGCCCGCGCCGACCCGTTCCGTCGATCATGAGGTTAGTCGCAGCGGGTCCGGCGTGTCGCCCGGTCGACCTCATGATCGACGAACAGGGAGGGAGTTCCTCGGGGACGGGGCGGTCAGGCCAGGCGGGCGGCCTGGACGGCTTCCGCCGTCACCTCCGTCAGGCGGTCGGTGGGAAGGGCACCCAGCTCTTCGCGGCCGAACCAGCGGGCCTCGCAGGTGGAACCGCCGACGTCGGCGACGGTGGGCGGGGCCGGCTTGTCGACCACGACCCGGTAGAAGGCGCGGACGCCGTGCCAGTCGATCGGATAGCCCTCCGGGCCGAGGGAGGCCGCGTCCCGGTGGCTGGCCACGCCGAGCAGCTCGACGAGCCGGCCGGTCTGCCCGGTCTCCTCGACCAGCTCCCGGATCAGGGCGGCGCCGGGCTGCTCACCGTAGTCGGTGCCGCCGCCGGGCAGGTGCCAGCAGCCCGCGCCCGGGTAGCCGTCGGAGACCCGGGTGAGCAGCACCCGGTCGTCCGGGTCGGTCACCACGGCGTACGCGGCGAAGCGCTGGGCCCGGTGCAGCCCGTCGGGGCCGGGGACGGCATAGAACGAGGGGAACTCCGGCGCCTCGTCGGGAACGATGTCGGCGGACGAGGCGGGCAGGCCCAGGGCCCGCGCGGTGAACGACCGCAGCGGCAGCTCGCTGGCCTCCTCCGGGGTGAACCAGCGGGCCAGGTCGGTCGGCCGGTCGACCCGGTCGGCGAGCGTCCCGCCGCGCACCGACACCTGGTAGATCAGGCGGTCGGTGTGGATGGTGATGCCCCGCTCCGGCAGCGCCCGCATGTCGGCGAGCACGTCGTGCAGGCCCGCGACGGTGACGGAGAGGCCGGTCTCGGCGGCGGTCTCCCGGACGACGGTGTGGTGCGGGTCCTCACCGTGGTCGACCGCCCCACCGGGCAGCGACCACGTGCCGGGGGTGCCGGAGCGCTCCGATGCGCGGACCAGCAACACCCGGCCGACTGAGTCAGCACAAACTGCGTATGCCGCGATCCTGCGGAGCGGCTCCAGCATGGTGGTCACGGGGCCAAATTCTCCCCGGCCCGGGTTACCTCCATCGAAAAGAGTCAGATTCCTGACTGAATGCTCGCGCCTCAGGGACGGGTCAGGGTAGGGATCCGGGCGGTCACCGAGGCCGGTCCGACGACCGGCGCGGACCGTGGAGACATGACCTACACCGCCCCTCCCCAGCCCCCGTACAAGCAGCTCCGTCGGCCCGTCACGGACCGGATGATCGCCGGTGTCGCCAGCGGCCTCGGCCGGTACTTCGCCGTCGACCCCACCCTGGTCCGGGTGGTCTTCGCCGTCGCCGGCCTGCTCACCGGCGGGCTCGCGCTGCTCGCGTACCCGATCATGTGGTTCCTGATGCCCGAGGAGCCGGCCGACGCCCCCGCCTGGCCGCACCCGGCGCAGGCCGCGCCGCCCACGGTGGCGCAGCCGACCGTGGCGCAGCCCACGCCGCCGACCTACCCGCCGGCGGCGTGAGGCGGGATCACTCCCACTCGATCGTGCCCGGCGGCTTGCTCGTCACGT
The sequence above is drawn from the Micromonospora sp. M71_S20 genome and encodes:
- a CDS encoding NUDIX hydrolase, with amino-acid sequence MTTMLEPLRRIAAYAVCADSVGRVLLVRASERSGTPGTWSLPGGAVDHGEDPHHTVVRETAAETGLSVTVAGLHDVLADMRALPERGITIHTDRLIYQVSVRGGTLADRVDRPTDLARWFTPEEASELPLRSFTARALGLPASSADIVPDEAPEFPSFYAVPGPDGLHRAQRFAAYAVVTDPDDRVLLTRVSDGYPGAGCWHLPGGGTDYGEQPGAALIRELVEETGQTGRLVELLGVASHRDAASLGPEGYPIDWHGVRAFYRVVVDKPAPPTVADVGGSTCEARWFGREELGALPTDRLTEVTAEAVQAARLA
- a CDS encoding phosphatidylserine decarboxylase — protein: MTQSPAVRTFGRSGPVRIGERAARTLVSELARINDPKAALLVGATPESAVLAAAIDALLPGDTLTLVPAGSTSPAALREHVTAQGRWVADRVRVVDTLAEAEPAAVVVAGEPLTGTVDETRAAVEGLTKYLADGAVLSVATTATPGRTAGAAAELDRQGALYGVGVDLVLRNTPPLRVYRLRYTPADAASAARLAPAYRPSSVPLTRGMHIDSNGVAAAGIALGLAAVARATRPKSKLWLLPALAAAPVAAFFRDPERDVPEDPSAVVASADGRVLSVQRLHDERFGEGEWLRIAVFLSVLDVHVNRAPVAGKVVDYFVADGGFANAMKPAAEHNVAAYTVLDTARGTVVVAQRTGLIARRIVQRAPIGALLARGERFGLIRFGSRTDVYLPADAAEPLVGPGDKVVGGATVIARWR
- a CDS encoding phosphatidylcholine/phosphatidylserine synthase: MRRSSTLARQVLLVRVGRRDGDLHATNDLSMPEHRYADRPRRRYGLTRVERADVASIVPVSPALGPTTPVDDDPAMSIPLLPGERTVARRMKFAVVNACTLSSLMLGMLAIFLAMQGEVRVAALCLIACVVFDGLDGALARKFGVASPFGAQMDSLADMCSFGLAAPVVVYASLAGSVSTPAAAVACALVAACAAIRLARFNVSPKDGRFFCGVPTTMAAAVLALTVAIGLPVPGIVQVAGVALLAFAMVSSFPYAKLARLVKLPPWLWLAPVIGALIDIRLTFALIVVGYLVSGPVLWLRQRRTA
- a CDS encoding PspC domain-containing protein; the encoded protein is MTEEAAQSANPGAAQPGGPPPTATPPGGPTPAGTGTPPPVAAPAAAGDAGGTPPPGAGPGPGAQPSFGGAGFTSRYGLVRPRDGRYLAGVCAAIGRATNTDPVLWRVLLAVLGFFGGIGILVYVTAWLIIPGEGDSASPVESMLGRGRSSMSPVTVIVLSILVAISFGYIVTDAFRAVLLGATILIGGALLLNRDNRAAQGAPVGPVPPVPPTAPPGPVPPVGHPAPVAYAAPPTVAVPPGAGPVPAPTVAQATWSAPVPQPTAGPTAGLPAWPPAAPAPPARPPAGTPTVGWPSAAPTSGWPAATSGAPGPVHPPSPPPGYRPPFAPHGPYAGQTVVPPAPRKPPKPPKRPRERSPLGAVTFSLIFLALGVVAVVDLLDVFDVGASAYFAATLATIGLGLLVGTWFGRARWLIALGVVAAAALGVATVAESYDRIRGVDGNVTWAPTDHRDLALRYENSFGDTVLDLRAVDFDKKNTEITVSVNFGECTVVVPPNVDVTTVADVNAGDAVVFGKRSGGLAGELREATDLGPDGPGGGTLRLYIHVNAGNLEVTR
- a CDS encoding PspC domain-containing protein, which codes for MTYTAPPQPPYKQLRRPVTDRMIAGVASGLGRYFAVDPTLVRVVFAVAGLLTGGLALLAYPIMWFLMPEEPADAPAWPHPAQAAPPTVAQPTVAQPTPPTYPPAA